From uncultured Pseudodesulfovibrio sp.:
GCGGCTTCATCTTCCTCGGCTGCCATAGGCAGGATGGTGAGGTCGACAGGAGGCTGCTTGGCCATGCTTTGGAATTCACCGAATACAACGTGAACTTCATCGAGTTCGCCGTTAATGTAGCCAGCAATCAGCTCGTTACCGACGCTTGCGGCCAAGGTGAAGTCGAATGAACTCATGGCGTCGCCTTCGGCGCGCACCATTTCGTATTCGGTCTTCTTGAAGGTATCACGGGCTTTCTTGCCGATGCAGTACATCTTGATAGCCTTGCCTTCAGAAGCTTTTTTCTTGGCCAGTTTCATGGCCTTGTTGATAATATTAATATTGAATGCGCCGCACAGTCCTCGATCGGAAGTAGTGACCATGATACCCACGGTCTTCACTTCGTCCCGGACTTCCAGCAGCGGATGTACCGATTCGTCAGCGCCGGCTGCCAAGTCTCCGAGCATCTCATAAAACTTGTCCGCATACGGACGGAAGCGTTCGATACGCTCCTGTGCGTTGCGCAGTTTTGCCGAGGCCACCATGTTCATGGCCTTGGTGATCTGCTTGGTTTTCTTGACGCCAACAATCTGATTTTGGACGTCTCTTAACGATGCCATTCGCTACCCCTTAGTTAAGCGCTGAAGCCTTTCTTGAACTCTTCAAGGGCGGCCTTGAGATCAGCTTCAACAGCGTCGTCAATCTTCTGTTTTTCGACGATGGAGTCGAGAACTGCAGATTTGGTGTTAGCCATGAATTCGTGGAATTCTGCCTCGAATTTCTGGACAGATTCAACGGCAACGTCATCCAGGAAACCGCGAGTAGCGGCGAACAGGATAGAAACCTGCTGCTGGACGGTCTGCGGCTTGTACTGGCCCTGTTTCAGAACTTCAACCATGCGTGCGCCACGGTTCAATTTGTCCTGAGTAGCCTGGTCAAGGTCAGAACCAAAGGATGCGAATGCGGCGAGCTCGCGGTAAGTAGCGAGGTCGAGACGCAGAGTACCGGCAACCTGCTTCATGGCCTTGATCTGTGCGGAACCACCGACTCGGGAGACGGAGAGACCGACGTTGATGGCCGGGCGAACACCGGACAGGAACAGGTTGGGCTCCAGGTAAATCTGACCGTCAGTAATGGAGATAACGTTGGTCGGAATAAATGCGGAGACGTCACCGGCCTGGGTTTCAATGACGGGCAGGGCGGTCAGAGAACCGGCACCGAGGCTATCATTAACCTTACAGGAACGTTCCAGCAGTCTGGAGTGAAGGTAGAAAACGTCACCAGGGAAAGCTTCACGGCCCGGAGGACGACGAAGCAGGAGGGACATTTCGCGGTAAGCTGTAGCCTGCTTGGAAAGGTCATCGTAGCAGATCAGTGCATGCTTGCCGTTATCACGGTAGAATTCTGCCATGGTGGCACCGGTGTAAGCAGCGATGAACTGCAGCGGTGCAGGCTCGGAAGCGGTAGCAGAAACGATGGTGGTGTAATCCATTGCGCCGTGCTGACGAAGAACGTCGGCAACCAGTGCGACAGATGCTTTCTTCTGGCCGATGGCAACATAGAAGCAATGCACATCGGTGGTCTTCTGGGCGAGGATGGCGTCCACGCAGACAGCGGTCTTACCGGTCTGACGGTCACCAATGACGAGCTCGCGCTGGCCGCGGCCAACAGGAGTCATTGCGTCAACAGCCTTGAGGCCGGTGTAGCAGGGCTCGTGAACCGATTTACGAGCGATGATACCGGGGGCCTTCATTTCGACCGGACGGGTTTCGCTGGCTTCAATCGGTCCCAGACCATCAAGAGGTTCACCCAAGGGGTTAACCACGCGGCCCATGACGGCGTCGCCGACGGGAACGGAGTAAATCTTGCCGGTACGCTTGACCGGGTCGCCTTCCTTAACACCGGTGTCGGAACCCAGCAGGGCGACACCAACGTTGTCTTCTTCAAGGTTGAGGACCATGCCCATCAGGCCGCCGGGGAATTCCAGCAGCTCCATGGCCATGACGTTCTCAACGCCGTGAACACGAGCAATACCGTCACCAACATAGAGGACGGTACCGGTCTCGCTCATTTCAACACGAGACTCATAATTCTGAATCTGGTCCTGAATGATTTTGCTGATTTCTTCTGCTTTGATCTGCATTGCCCTACTCACCCCTTTTAATATTTTCTTTCAAAATCTGCAGCTGAGCCTTGAGGCTGGCGTCCATGACTTTGTCCCCGACCTTGAGGACGATACCACCAAGGATTTCCTTGTTGGTAGAGAAAGACAGCTCCAGCTTCTTGCCGGCCTGTTTTTCGAGGTTCGCCTGGATTGCAGATTTTCTTTCCTCGTTAAGTTCACCCACCGTGGTGAGTTCACCGGAGATAACGCCGGACACGACGTCAATCATGGCCTTGTAGTCAGAAGCGACGGCAGGAAGCATCTCGACCCGGCCCTTGTCGGCCATGAGATCACAGAAGTTCTTGACCATCGGGTCAACCGAAACTTTTTCGATCAACTGATTCAACACAGATTTCTTTTCCTCGACAGAGAATGCCGGGTTTTTAAAGAAAGCTGTGGCCTCGGGAGCCTCACTGATGGAAGCGCCGATGGCGATCAGCTGCTCGCCGTACTTTGCCTGTTCTGCTTCGCCTTTGGCAGCGCCAACGGCAAACAGAGCTTTGGCATAGCGGCGGGAAACGACGTTACCGATCAATTGAGCACCACCTTTGTTAAATAGTCATCCACGAGCTTGTCGTGATCTTCGGCGCTCAGCTTCTCGGCAACGATCTTCTCGGCAGCTTCGATTACCATGTCGGCCATTTCGCCGCGAATGGTTTCGATGGCAGCCTGTGCCTCGTTGGAAGCGGTGCGCTTTGCCTGTTCGGTCAGAGCTACGGCATCCTTCTTGGCCTTTTCGATGATAGCGGCCTTGATAGCCTCGCCCTGCGCCTTGGCATCCTCAAGGATCTGCTGCTTTTCCTGCGCCATGTTGGCTATGCTGGACTCAACATCTTTGAGCTTCTTTTCGGCCTCTACCTGACGGGACTGCAGATCATCGAGATCTTGCTTGATACCGTCGCGGCGCCCCACGAAGAAGTCTTTGATTTTTGCTCCGCCAAACTTGTAAAGCAGTGCAGCGAAAATCGCGAAGTTGAGCATCCGAAGGCCATAGTTCTTCACGTTTTCAGGCGTGAAAACAGCGTGACCTTCCGCAGCGCTGGCAAAAGCGACAGAGGAGACAGCCAAAGCGGTCAGCAGGACCGCAAAAAACACATACATCCGTTTCAAGATGAAACCCTCCTCTCGTCTAAGCCTGGCCCAGGATCTTGCCTGTAGCCTGCTCAGCGTATTTGTCCACGTCCTTGGTCAGCTGTTCCATGGCGCCCTTGACCTGAGATTTAATCTCGGTACGAGCTGCCTGGATGGTGCTGGATGCTTCGGTGCCGGCAGCAGACAGCAGGGCCTGTTCTTCGACCACGCCTGCGTCTTTTGCAGCACTCCGAATCTCTCCGGCTTCCTTGCGAGCTGCGGTGAGCTGGGCCTCATAGTCGGCCACTTTCGTCTCAGCGTTCTCGTTGAAGCCTTCGATTTTCTCCAGCTGATCAGCCATCAACCCCTTGCGTTTCTTGATGATCTCGCGAATCGGCTTGATGAGCACGATGTTCAGCAAGAAGATCATAACCAAGAAGTTCAGGCCTTGGATAAAAATTGTTTTGTCAGGTAATACCATACCATATGCCCCCGATGAGGTTGTGAATTTTGGCGCAAAGTCATTGGGAATTACCCAATTTCAAGGGTTGTGTCAAAGGCTTTTTGCCTTTGAACACCTTGAAAAGTGCACCTTCAAAACCGACTGCAACTGTTAGGATTCTTTTTTCGGTTTTACGTCCGAATTTACGTCGCGACTGCCCATGGCAAGCTCGCCTTCAAGTACCGCGCCTTCTTCGACAACAAGGCTCGGTGTCTCGATGTTCCCCTGCAAGTTGGCCGTCTTGTGCAAAACGACCTTGTTTTTTGCCTCAACTTCGCCCTTGAGTCTGCCGGAAAGTACGAGCTGGCCTACCTTAACCAG
This genomic window contains:
- a CDS encoding F0F1 ATP synthase subunit gamma, which produces MASLRDVQNQIVGVKKTKQITKAMNMVASAKLRNAQERIERFRPYADKFYEMLGDLAAGADESVHPLLEVRDEVKTVGIMVTTSDRGLCGAFNINIINKAMKLAKKKASEGKAIKMYCIGKKARDTFKKTEYEMVRAEGDAMSSFDFTLAASVGNELIAGYINGELDEVHVVFGEFQSMAKQPPVDLTILPMAAEEDEAAESGSGDYLYEPSVEGLLAELLPRFIKVQVYRGMLDTSCSEHAARMAAMDNATKACDELTDSLTLLFNKTRQAAITGDLMDIVGGVEALKG
- the atpA gene encoding F0F1 ATP synthase subunit alpha, which produces MQIKAEEISKIIQDQIQNYESRVEMSETGTVLYVGDGIARVHGVENVMAMELLEFPGGLMGMVLNLEEDNVGVALLGSDTGVKEGDPVKRTGKIYSVPVGDAVMGRVVNPLGEPLDGLGPIEASETRPVEMKAPGIIARKSVHEPCYTGLKAVDAMTPVGRGQRELVIGDRQTGKTAVCVDAILAQKTTDVHCFYVAIGQKKASVALVADVLRQHGAMDYTTIVSATASEPAPLQFIAAYTGATMAEFYRDNGKHALICYDDLSKQATAYREMSLLLRRPPGREAFPGDVFYLHSRLLERSCKVNDSLGAGSLTALPVIETQAGDVSAFIPTNVISITDGQIYLEPNLFLSGVRPAINVGLSVSRVGGSAQIKAMKQVAGTLRLDLATYRELAAFASFGSDLDQATQDKLNRGARMVEVLKQGQYKPQTVQQQVSILFAATRGFLDDVAVESVQKFEAEFHEFMANTKSAVLDSIVEKQKIDDAVEADLKAALEEFKKGFSA
- the atpH gene encoding ATP synthase F1 subunit delta, which encodes MIGNVVSRRYAKALFAVGAAKGEAEQAKYGEQLIAIGASISEAPEATAFFKNPAFSVEEKKSVLNQLIEKVSVDPMVKNFCDLMADKGRVEMLPAVASDYKAMIDVVSGVISGELTTVGELNEERKSAIQANLEKQAGKKLELSFSTNKEILGGIVLKVGDKVMDASLKAQLQILKENIKRGE
- a CDS encoding ATP synthase F0 subunit B codes for the protein MYVFFAVLLTALAVSSVAFASAAEGHAVFTPENVKNYGLRMLNFAIFAALLYKFGGAKIKDFFVGRRDGIKQDLDDLQSRQVEAEKKLKDVESSIANMAQEKQQILEDAKAQGEAIKAAIIEKAKKDAVALTEQAKRTASNEAQAAIETIRGEMADMVIEAAEKIVAEKLSAEDHDKLVDDYLTKVVLN
- a CDS encoding ATP synthase F0 subunit B, with protein sequence MVLPDKTIFIQGLNFLVMIFLLNIVLIKPIREIIKKRKGLMADQLEKIEGFNENAETKVADYEAQLTAARKEAGEIRSAAKDAGVVEEQALLSAAGTEASSTIQAARTEIKSQVKGAMEQLTKDVDKYAEQATGKILGQA
- a CDS encoding polymer-forming cytoskeletal protein; protein product: MARDEINAFLGAGTNYQGKLHFQGAVRIDGNFQGEVVSEGTLVVGQEAVVEGLVKVGQLVLSGRLKGEVEAKNKVVLHKTANLQGNIETPSLVVEEGAVLEGELAMGSRDVNSDVKPKKES